From a region of the Paenibacillus lutimineralis genome:
- a CDS encoding phosphate ABC transporter substrate-binding protein: MKWLKKLSLAAIASAFLLSATLTGSAGAKDELKGKITVNGSTALLPLTLQAAKEFQKLHPKVKIAASGKGSVTGPQAVKKGIADIGACDWDASEDVPGFKKFEGQVANKVAVIPFATIVNKSVKVDNLTTEQLKGIYSGKITNWKDVGGDDKDIVVITRSFGSGTRVNYQAKALGGGDIVKKEKNYKEVGSSGDMKTAVATTPNSIGYIDLTYISGDDIKAVKHNGVEATVENVISGKYKIWSYGYYMTKGQPTGETKAFIEYVQSKKFQEGSLKKLKFIPISAMK; this comes from the coding sequence ATGAAATGGTTGAAAAAACTATCCTTGGCGGCGATCGCCTCGGCGTTCCTCTTGTCTGCCACGCTCACAGGCTCTGCAGGAGCAAAGGATGAACTGAAGGGTAAAATTACGGTAAACGGTTCGACAGCACTGCTGCCTTTGACGCTGCAAGCTGCTAAGGAGTTCCAGAAGCTGCATCCTAAAGTGAAAATCGCTGCTTCAGGTAAAGGCTCGGTTACCGGACCACAAGCGGTTAAGAAGGGCATTGCTGATATCGGCGCCTGCGACTGGGATGCCAGCGAGGACGTACCAGGCTTCAAAAAGTTCGAAGGCCAAGTAGCCAATAAAGTTGCGGTAATTCCTTTCGCAACGATCGTGAACAAAAGCGTCAAGGTAGATAACCTTACAACGGAACAGTTGAAAGGGATCTATTCTGGAAAAATCACGAACTGGAAAGATGTTGGCGGTGACGATAAGGATATCGTAGTCATTACCCGTTCCTTCGGTTCCGGTACTCGCGTTAATTACCAAGCCAAAGCGCTTGGAGGCGGAGACATCGTCAAGAAGGAGAAGAATTACAAGGAAGTGGGCTCCAGCGGCGACATGAAGACAGCTGTGGCCACCACGCCGAACTCGATTGGTTACATCGATTTGACTTATATCAGCGGCGATGACATCAAGGCTGTGAAGCATAACGGAGTGGAAGCTACCGTTGAGAACGTAATTAGCGGCAAATACAAGATTTGGTCTTACGGTTACTATATGACCAAGGGGCAGCCAACTGGCGAGACGAAAGCTTTCATCGAATATGTACAAAGCAAAAAGTTCCAGGAAGGTTCCCTGAAAAAATTGAAGTTCATTCCGATCTCGGCAATGAAATAA
- a CDS encoding GNAT family N-acetyltransferase encodes MRNGNSKLVMRRDSLTDLPQLKIPEGYSLRSFQPSDVTEWENVIRISFAREIAFGDKIGFQPPFQPEKILFLCHQDMIVATAVAWEKEDSDPRCGYLHMVGALPGYSGQGLGYTIVLAALHRMREEGKRQAVLETDDFRLAAIRVYYKLGFLPVLLDRDHRDRWAIISNQLPTVSRRDL; translated from the coding sequence ATGAGAAACGGGAACTCCAAACTCGTTATGAGAAGGGACTCTTTGACCGATTTACCACAGCTAAAAATACCGGAAGGGTATAGCCTGAGGTCCTTCCAGCCATCCGATGTAACGGAGTGGGAGAATGTTATTCGAATTTCGTTCGCACGCGAGATTGCCTTCGGCGATAAAATCGGGTTTCAGCCTCCTTTTCAGCCAGAGAAGATTCTGTTCCTATGTCATCAAGACATGATCGTTGCCACTGCCGTTGCTTGGGAGAAAGAAGATAGTGATCCTAGATGTGGGTATCTACATATGGTGGGTGCGTTACCGGGTTATTCGGGTCAAGGGCTAGGCTATACAATCGTGTTGGCTGCGCTGCATCGAATGAGAGAAGAGGGGAAGCGACAGGCTGTGCTCGAGACGGACGACTTCCGGCTCGCGGCGATCCGGGTATATTATAAGCTAGGCTTTCTTCCTGTGCTCTTGGACAGGGATCACCGGGATCGCTGGGCTATTATATCTAACCAATTGCCAACCGTGAGCCGTCGAGATCTTTGA
- a CDS encoding Gfo/Idh/MocA family protein — MTRKRVRLAIVGGNRGASFLNALNAMSDRIDLTATCDLNELVLDQWKEIFPGIRTYHDYSRMLQDPSIDAVFVISPMHLHARHSVEALNAGKHVLSEVIAVQSLEEAWELIETVERTGLKYMMSENYCFSRSNLMVNHMAEQGLFGEITHVEGGYIHDLRHLIHYPDGSLTWRGQLHQNYNGINYPTHSIGPAAQWIRLNKTGGDRLKSISTHVSKSRSLQNYFGEQYGNDHPAAREGFWSQGDSAVAALMTENGVLITLRVDWTSVRPHNKMHYMLQGTKGAYLSARHQFEEDLLWLKNRSPLNEVDGSEMWEPISHYQPEYDHPKWKQWGHFAAGTKHGGGDFLVLEEFISSIQENRPPLVDVYDAVTWSAVFFLSMESVRLGGNMVDFPDFKAKARL, encoded by the coding sequence ATGACCCGTAAGCGTGTCAGATTGGCGATCGTAGGGGGCAATCGGGGGGCCAGTTTTTTGAATGCTTTGAATGCCATGTCGGATCGGATTGATCTCACGGCTACTTGCGATCTGAATGAGCTGGTTCTTGACCAGTGGAAAGAGATATTTCCTGGAATCCGCACATACCATGATTATTCTCGCATGCTGCAGGATCCCTCTATCGATGCGGTATTTGTGATAAGTCCCATGCATTTACATGCGCGTCATTCGGTGGAGGCTTTGAATGCGGGTAAGCATGTATTGAGTGAGGTTATCGCTGTCCAATCCCTTGAGGAAGCATGGGAACTCATTGAAACCGTAGAGCGTACGGGGCTGAAATATATGATGTCGGAGAATTACTGTTTCTCTAGGTCTAATTTGATGGTAAATCATATGGCAGAGCAAGGATTGTTCGGTGAAATCACTCATGTTGAAGGGGGATATATCCATGATCTGCGCCATTTGATTCATTACCCGGATGGATCACTGACTTGGCGCGGTCAGCTTCACCAGAATTATAATGGAATCAACTACCCGACGCATTCTATTGGGCCTGCTGCACAGTGGATTAGGCTTAATAAGACGGGCGGGGATCGTCTGAAGAGTATTTCTACTCATGTCTCTAAATCCAGATCGCTGCAGAACTATTTTGGCGAGCAATATGGCAATGACCACCCGGCAGCCCGTGAGGGCTTCTGGAGCCAAGGGGATTCCGCTGTGGCGGCACTGATGACTGAGAACGGCGTGCTGATTACGCTGCGTGTCGATTGGACGTCCGTACGACCGCATAATAAGATGCACTATATGTTGCAAGGAACGAAGGGAGCCTATTTGTCGGCACGACACCAGTTTGAAGAGGATCTCTTATGGCTGAAGAATCGATCCCCGTTAAATGAGGTAGATGGATCCGAGATGTGGGAACCAATATCTCATTATCAACCAGAGTATGATCATCCGAAATGGAAACAGTGGGGGCATTTTGCTGCGGGTACGAAGCACGGGGGAGGAGATTTCCTTGTACTTGAAGAATTTATCTCCTCGATACAGGAGAACCGTCCCCCATTGGTGGATGTATACGACGCAGTTACGTGGAGTGCGGTCTTCTTTTTATCTATGGAGTCCGTTCGATTAGGTGGAAATATGGTGGATTTTCCGGATTTCAAGGCGAAGGCGAGGTTGTGA
- a CDS encoding metallophosphoesterase family protein — MKLMIMGDLHYPEQLVNANQEMEEARDRFFSQYLEEFLTLEGDYHISIGDLTHAGTTSEFTFIMNHVASSLPDGRFLYVLGNHDTHSSSKDDIQALTGQPRYLAIEEEEAVLILLDTARETPENWGGMIDYEQLDWLREQMNKYGHKLLLVFSHHPIYNTTARSTETMMCLDPALDLLQILNEHQGPGIFFNGHNHVQSMVQRGRWQFVQVAAVPDLPVATSVNLQGASISIEKVQLSAAPYRELAEVFSGRMYDYDPHPNAEGDEVSNNLKFHLQDLSKEEVSP; from the coding sequence ATGAAGCTAATGATTATGGGTGATTTGCATTATCCAGAGCAGTTGGTCAATGCCAATCAAGAGATGGAGGAGGCAAGGGACAGGTTCTTCAGTCAGTATCTCGAAGAATTCCTCACCCTTGAAGGTGACTATCATATATCCATCGGTGATTTGACACATGCGGGAACAACCTCTGAATTTACATTTATTATGAATCATGTTGCAAGCTCGTTGCCGGATGGCCGATTCCTGTATGTATTGGGTAATCATGACACGCATTCTTCTTCCAAGGATGATATTCAGGCATTAACCGGGCAGCCTCGATATTTGGCTATAGAAGAAGAGGAGGCAGTTTTGATATTATTGGATACCGCTCGTGAGACACCGGAGAATTGGGGAGGAATGATTGACTACGAGCAGTTGGATTGGCTTCGCGAGCAGATGAATAAATACGGCCATAAGCTGCTGCTTGTATTTTCTCATCACCCGATATACAACACAACTGCTAGATCGACGGAGACTATGATGTGTCTTGATCCGGCACTGGATTTATTGCAGATCTTAAATGAACATCAAGGGCCAGGAATATTCTTCAATGGTCATAACCATGTTCAGTCGATGGTTCAACGTGGTCGCTGGCAGTTTGTACAGGTCGCAGCCGTACCCGATTTGCCCGTTGCTACATCCGTGAATCTGCAGGGTGCATCCATCAGTATTGAAAAAGTTCAGCTCTCTGCCGCGCCTTATCGGGAATTGGCCGAGGTTTTCTCCGGGAGAATGTATGATTACGATCCTCACCCCAATGCGGAAGGAGATGAGGTTTCTAATAATTTGAAGTTTCATCTCCAAGATCTGAGTAAAGAAGAGGTTAGCCCATGA
- a CDS encoding carbohydrate ABC transporter permease translates to MLALAVVWLIPLVWVIRNAFLPREASIGSAWSWGFTLDNFIRVWEGAPFGQYTWNTFLVTAAIFLVQIFTLTLAAYAFARVPFFGRRVVFMLFLVQIMVPPDVLIFSNYQIINELGLLDTKLGIMLPYFASAFGVFLLRQAFKQLPHELDEAARVEGASALRILLRIYMPLAKPVYLSFAIVSISFHWNDFLWPLIVTDSPENRLLTVGLAMFAKSTESGTQWADVSAATLIVIMPMLIGFLLFQRQFISSFMHSGIKG, encoded by the coding sequence ATGCTGGCACTCGCCGTTGTTTGGCTAATCCCGCTTGTTTGGGTGATTCGTAATGCCTTCCTTCCGAGGGAAGCATCCATTGGGTCAGCCTGGTCCTGGGGCTTTACGTTGGATAACTTCATACGGGTGTGGGAAGGTGCACCGTTTGGACAGTATACATGGAATACATTTCTCGTGACTGCTGCAATATTTTTGGTGCAGATTTTTACGTTGACGCTGGCTGCATATGCTTTTGCTCGAGTTCCCTTTTTTGGACGCCGAGTTGTATTCATGCTCTTCTTAGTTCAGATCATGGTTCCACCAGATGTTCTTATTTTCTCGAATTATCAGATTATCAATGAACTAGGTCTACTTGATACCAAGCTCGGCATCATGCTCCCTTATTTTGCTTCGGCATTTGGGGTGTTCTTGTTGCGGCAGGCCTTCAAGCAGCTCCCTCATGAACTGGATGAAGCGGCACGTGTAGAAGGTGCTTCGGCGCTAAGAATCCTGCTTCGTATTTACATGCCATTAGCCAAGCCGGTCTACCTCTCATTTGCTATCGTCTCTATCAGTTTTCATTGGAATGATTTTCTCTGGCCACTGATTGTGACAGATTCCCCAGAGAATCGTCTGCTAACCGTGGGGTTGGCCATGTTCGCCAAATCGACTGAATCGGGGACGCAATGGGCTGATGTCAGCGCGGCAACATTGATTGTGATCATGCCGATGTTGATTGGATTTCTGCTGTTCCAGCGGCAGTTTATCAGCAGTTTCATGCATTCGGGGATTAAAGGATAA
- a CDS encoding carbohydrate ABC transporter permease, which translates to MSTRWSEKLRRNGFGWGLVMPSLLFLCMFTYYPMFKSVWLSFYEKNLAVRNPVFVGFDNYKALMQDPIFIEVFRNNIWFAIGTVPVSIALAFVMALFADKAIRGKGLIRIAFFYPNMIPMIAAASIWLFLYMPQFGLFAQFASWIIGNEVHLLGNPNTVLGSLIVMTVWKEAGYFMIFYLAGMQQIPKDLYETASVDGIGAWEQQWRITLPLTMPTTLFVTVIAITNAFKWVDHLWMMTKGGPDHASSLLLYYIYETTFKFNDQGMAAAMTVLMIILLLIISCLQFAGWERKIHYQ; encoded by the coding sequence ATGAGCACCCGTTGGAGCGAGAAGCTTAGGCGGAATGGATTCGGGTGGGGGCTTGTTATGCCATCCCTTTTATTTCTTTGTATGTTTACATACTACCCGATGTTTAAGTCGGTCTGGCTCAGTTTTTATGAGAAAAATCTAGCTGTTCGAAATCCTGTATTTGTAGGATTCGATAACTATAAAGCGCTGATGCAGGATCCTATTTTTATCGAGGTGTTTCGGAATAACATCTGGTTTGCCATTGGCACGGTCCCAGTCTCTATAGCGCTAGCTTTTGTCATGGCATTATTCGCAGATAAGGCGATTCGGGGCAAAGGTCTGATTCGAATTGCTTTTTTCTACCCGAATATGATTCCAATGATCGCCGCGGCGAGCATTTGGCTGTTTCTCTATATGCCCCAGTTCGGTCTATTTGCTCAATTTGCCTCCTGGATTATTGGCAATGAGGTGCATCTACTAGGTAACCCGAACACAGTACTTGGCTCCTTAATCGTAATGACGGTCTGGAAAGAGGCTGGGTATTTTATGATTTTTTATCTAGCTGGGATGCAGCAGATACCGAAGGACCTATATGAGACAGCGTCAGTAGATGGAATCGGAGCATGGGAGCAACAGTGGCGGATTACCCTTCCATTGACGATGCCGACCACATTGTTCGTCACTGTCATAGCAATCACTAACGCTTTTAAATGGGTCGATCATCTGTGGATGATGACAAAGGGAGGGCCGGATCACGCCAGCAGTTTGTTATTGTATTACATTTATGAGACGACTTTTAAATTCAATGATCAGGGTATGGCGGCGGCTATGACCGTCTTGATGATCATTCTATTACTTATTATATCCTGCCTCCAATTTGCCGGATGGGAACGCAAGATTCATTATCAGTAG
- a CDS encoding ABC transporter substrate-binding protein, whose translation MLKLDSRLVLIVLAITFVFAGCGQENRNQTSASKVNSGVGNATTPVSAAPDQAAKEPVEISFYYPVNVGGPLTKVIDSMADSFMEKNPNIKVKPVYTGNYGDNTVKIQAGVQAKQPPDVAVMMSTELYSMLDMEAIIPLDDFIAKDADFNRDDFYPAFVEDTQAGGHTYSVPFQRSTIILYYNKDMFKDAGLDPNQPPANWDELVDVAQKLNRDGHTGLEIPGNDDSYWMFQMFARQNASDPKQSIMGEDGKKANFNTPENVEALQFWLDLSHKYKAMPEGVIDWGATPTDFIEGKTAMMMHTSGNLTNVKSNAKFDFGVAFSPANKQFGSPTGGGNLYIFKDTSPEKQAAAWEFVKYLTAPEQAALFSSSSGYVGVRKSAYDTEAMKTYTEGFPQALVARDQLQYAFRELSTHNHGKVSSALTNQIQSALAGKIDAAGALKAAQEEADRALAPFNK comes from the coding sequence ATGCTGAAGCTTGATAGTAGATTAGTTCTAATTGTACTCGCGATTACATTTGTCTTTGCTGGCTGTGGGCAAGAAAACCGCAATCAGACATCGGCTTCCAAGGTGAATTCTGGTGTGGGGAACGCTACAACACCTGTCAGTGCTGCACCTGATCAGGCGGCAAAAGAACCCGTTGAGATTTCATTCTACTATCCGGTCAATGTTGGTGGACCGCTAACCAAGGTTATCGATAGTATGGCAGATTCATTTATGGAGAAGAACCCCAATATTAAGGTTAAACCAGTTTACACCGGTAATTACGGTGATAATACAGTTAAGATTCAGGCAGGGGTTCAGGCTAAGCAGCCACCGGATGTAGCTGTAATGATGTCTACTGAACTGTATAGCATGCTGGATATGGAGGCGATTATTCCACTGGATGATTTCATAGCCAAGGATGCGGATTTCAATCGGGATGATTTCTATCCCGCCTTTGTAGAGGATACGCAAGCGGGCGGCCATACCTACAGTGTACCATTCCAGAGAAGTACGATTATTCTTTACTATAACAAGGATATGTTCAAGGACGCTGGTCTTGATCCAAACCAACCGCCAGCCAATTGGGATGAGCTGGTGGATGTTGCACAGAAGTTGAATCGTGATGGACATACCGGGTTGGAGATACCGGGGAATGATGACTCCTACTGGATGTTCCAGATGTTTGCCCGTCAGAATGCAAGTGATCCGAAGCAGAGCATTATGGGGGAGGATGGTAAGAAGGCTAACTTTAATACACCGGAGAATGTTGAGGCTCTTCAATTTTGGCTCGACCTTTCTCATAAGTATAAGGCAATGCCAGAAGGCGTAATTGATTGGGGAGCCACGCCGACCGATTTCATAGAAGGCAAGACCGCGATGATGATGCATACCAGCGGAAATCTGACTAATGTGAAGAGTAACGCCAAGTTCGATTTCGGTGTTGCTTTCTCTCCGGCGAACAAGCAGTTTGGATCACCCACAGGCGGGGGCAATCTATACATTTTCAAGGATACGAGTCCGGAGAAGCAGGCGGCGGCTTGGGAATTTGTTAAATACCTGACTGCTCCAGAGCAAGCTGCGTTATTCAGTTCATCATCCGGTTATGTTGGAGTACGCAAGTCGGCTTACGATACAGAAGCGATGAAGACCTATACAGAGGGTTTTCCCCAAGCGCTCGTAGCCCGGGATCAATTGCAATATGCCTTCCGTGAACTATCCACCCATAATCACGGCAAAGTATCTTCGGCGCTCACGAACCAGATCCAATCCGCGCTGGCGGGTAAAATAGATGCGGCTGGCGCATTAAAAGCGGCGCAGGAAGAGGCGGATCGCGCCCTCGCGCCCTTTAATAAATGA
- a CDS encoding YncE family protein, producing MKLKRVSSLICAAAIMMGSLTTAVWAAPAVNGVELNAQRVEGVNEFWHEVSKQTFLLTDAFERGQGVTSDGSSWIFNSQLGLLKTALDGKTVQARNVAAIPAAIALQGGDHIGDISYYNGLIYAPIEDSKKYQHPYIALFDAATLKYTGISYELPLNLHPGGVPWVAVDAARDQVYTAQWNHAPVLNVFRLSDMTLLKTVPLSQPIDRIQGAEMYDGYLYASSDNQTKSVYRIDPDTGAVTLAFDRNLGSNSEAQGIAVLPQANGSILHILDVGSNRISINFRHYAP from the coding sequence ATGAAACTGAAAAGAGTGTCTAGTCTGATCTGTGCAGCAGCCATAATGATGGGCTCTTTAACAACTGCGGTATGGGCAGCCCCAGCAGTGAACGGAGTTGAGCTGAACGCACAACGTGTTGAGGGCGTCAACGAGTTTTGGCATGAGGTATCCAAACAGACCTTCCTGCTTACGGATGCATTTGAGCGTGGACAAGGGGTCACATCGGATGGAAGCTCATGGATATTCAATTCCCAGCTCGGACTTCTTAAGACGGCGTTGGACGGGAAAACAGTGCAGGCTAGGAACGTAGCAGCTATCCCAGCGGCGATTGCACTGCAGGGTGGGGACCATATCGGTGATATTTCCTATTATAACGGCCTAATCTATGCTCCGATTGAAGATAGTAAGAAGTATCAGCATCCCTATATCGCTCTCTTCGATGCGGCAACACTAAAGTATACGGGAATCTCATATGAGCTCCCATTAAATCTTCATCCCGGCGGAGTACCTTGGGTAGCTGTTGATGCTGCTCGTGACCAGGTATATACGGCTCAGTGGAATCATGCACCGGTACTGAATGTGTTCCGGCTCAGCGATATGACCCTGCTGAAGACCGTCCCGCTCAGCCAGCCTATTGACCGTATTCAAGGTGCCGAAATGTATGATGGTTATTTGTATGCCTCTTCCGATAATCAAACAAAGTCTGTATATCGAATCGACCCTGACACTGGGGCTGTTACCCTAGCATTTGATAGGAATTTGGGAAGCAATAGCGAGGCACAGGGGATCGCCGTACTTCCTCAGGCGAATGGTTCAATCCTGCATATACTCGATGTTGGGTCCAATCGCATTAGTATTAATTTCAGGCATTACGCGCCTTAA
- a CDS encoding helix-turn-helix domain-containing protein yields MRTNESAYLMSVLTSQTLGWENIQVGRWPSPEQAISKSPGTKHLLGVHCSAYYENYYTIHIIPAGEPMLSSWGKASLYFLQIEIPPSFLERVARESGFLTEGYIQLERKFYVKDPKLLQLGLWMLEELKNEGKQGKIYIDSLSNMLAVHLLSHYSKVSRGPVASRITLNQDIYQTVEYMKDHLEEELSIQELADRANLSLSHYTRLFKQQTGHTPHHYLIRLRIEHSKSLICQGEYGLREIADRAGFADQGHFTRMFKRLTGMTPKQYTQEVTGNRIITK; encoded by the coding sequence ATGAGGACAAATGAAAGTGCTTATCTAATGAGCGTACTTACGAGTCAGACTCTCGGATGGGAGAATATTCAAGTAGGGAGATGGCCTTCCCCCGAACAGGCGATCAGTAAGTCACCCGGAACGAAGCATCTGCTTGGCGTACATTGCTCCGCTTATTATGAGAATTACTATACGATTCATATTATTCCTGCGGGTGAACCTATGTTGAGTTCATGGGGAAAAGCCTCTCTTTATTTTTTGCAAATCGAAATCCCTCCTTCATTCTTGGAACGTGTTGCACGTGAGTCCGGCTTTCTAACGGAAGGATACATTCAGCTTGAGCGCAAGTTTTATGTTAAAGATCCCAAATTGCTGCAGCTTGGTCTGTGGATGCTAGAAGAGCTTAAGAATGAAGGCAAGCAAGGGAAGATATATATTGACTCTCTCTCCAATATGTTAGCAGTACATCTATTGAGCCACTATTCTAAAGTAAGCAGGGGACCGGTGGCCTCTAGGATTACATTGAATCAGGATATTTATCAAACGGTTGAATATATGAAGGACCATTTGGAAGAGGAACTTTCGATTCAGGAGCTGGCGGATCGAGCCAATCTAAGCTTATCTCACTATACCCGGCTATTTAAGCAACAGACGGGTCATACACCGCATCATTATTTAATACGCTTACGAATTGAACACTCTAAATCGCTGATTTGCCAAGGGGAGTACGGGTTAAGGGAGATTGCTGATCGGGCGGGGTTCGCCGATCAAGGACACTTCACGAGAATGTTCAAGCGTCTGACCGGAATGACTCCCAAACAGTATACCCAAGAAGTAACCGGGAATAGGATTATTACAAAATGA
- the trpB gene encoding tryptophan synthase subunit beta has product MGQQLQQEGYFGEFGGSFVPPELQEVMDYLSEQFYKFKDDPEFNEELRYYLREYVGRESPLTYAQRLSDAWGGAKIYLKREDLNHTGAHKINNAIGQILLAKRMGAKRIIAETGAGQHGVATATACAMFDMECVIYMGAEDTRRQALNVFRMELLGATVVPVNKGQGRLKDAVDEALNDLVMNYQNTFYLLGSAVGPHPFPTMVKHFQSIISEESRRQILEKEGRLPDAVIACVGGGSNAIGAFAHYIDEPDVRLIGVEPDQAPTLTQGVPSVIHGFKCLVLLDEEGQPQKTYSIAAGLDYPGIGPEHSHLKVSERGEYVIVSNEEVLEAFQVLSRTEGIIPALESAHAVAHAKKLAPTMSKDQILIVNLSGRGDKDVEQVFQMLQK; this is encoded by the coding sequence ATGGGCCAACAGCTGCAGCAAGAAGGGTACTTTGGAGAGTTCGGAGGCAGCTTCGTACCGCCGGAATTGCAAGAGGTCATGGACTATTTAAGTGAACAGTTCTACAAGTTTAAGGATGATCCCGAGTTTAATGAAGAGCTTCGTTATTATTTGCGTGAATATGTGGGTCGGGAGAGTCCATTGACTTACGCACAACGATTGTCCGATGCCTGGGGCGGAGCTAAGATTTATCTGAAGCGGGAAGATTTAAATCATACAGGAGCACATAAAATCAACAACGCCATCGGCCAGATTCTACTAGCCAAAAGAATGGGCGCGAAGCGGATTATTGCTGAGACTGGCGCTGGACAGCACGGGGTAGCGACGGCGACGGCCTGCGCTATGTTCGATATGGAATGTGTCATCTATATGGGGGCTGAAGATACACGTCGGCAAGCACTGAACGTATTCCGGATGGAACTGCTGGGAGCTACCGTCGTTCCGGTTAATAAGGGACAAGGTCGGTTGAAGGATGCAGTAGATGAAGCGCTTAATGATCTAGTGATGAACTATCAGAATACATTCTATCTGTTAGGTTCTGCTGTCGGGCCTCATCCATTTCCGACGATGGTCAAGCACTTCCAATCCATAATAAGCGAAGAATCAAGACGGCAAATCCTGGAGAAGGAAGGTCGCTTGCCTGATGCGGTGATCGCTTGTGTCGGAGGCGGCAGCAATGCGATCGGTGCCTTCGCCCATTATATCGATGAGCCAGACGTTCGTCTGATTGGGGTTGAGCCGGATCAAGCACCAACCTTGACGCAGGGCGTTCCGAGCGTGATTCACGGCTTCAAATGTCTAGTACTTCTCGATGAGGAGGGCCAGCCGCAGAAGACCTATTCGATTGCAGCGGGTCTCGATTACCCAGGCATTGGGCCGGAACATAGCCATTTGAAAGTCTCTGAGCGGGGGGAATATGTGATCGTATCTAACGAAGAAGTGCTCGAAGCATTCCAGGTATTGTCCCGTACGGAGGGGATTATTCCTGCTCTTGAGAGTGCTCATGCGGTCGCCCACGCGAAGAAGCTAGCGCCTACGATGAGTAAAGATCAGATTCTTATTGTAAATTTGTCTGGTCGCGGCGATAAGGATGTTGAGCAAGTGTTCCAAATGCTTCAGAAATAA
- the sfsA gene encoding DNA/RNA nuclease SfsA, translating into MKYTNMVHGSFEKKLNRFMAEVYVNGIKEQVHIKNTGRLTNLLQPGVEVLLEFNDRPNRKTRFSLISVAKGGGWVNIDSLAPNRMAFEALKAGKLSEFGAVNHIQREVTYGDSRFDLYFEKDDEKGFIEIKGVTLEENGVAMFPDAPTSRGTKHVLELIRAAQEGDTCAILFIVQMKGCCSLTPHREMDPTFADALRQASLQGVQILAYDALVEEDACIIDAPLPVQIEGMEARKINRP; encoded by the coding sequence ATGAAATATACGAATATGGTACATGGCAGCTTCGAGAAGAAGCTGAACCGGTTTATGGCCGAAGTGTACGTGAACGGGATCAAGGAGCAGGTGCATATCAAGAATACGGGACGCCTAACAAACCTGCTTCAACCCGGCGTAGAGGTTCTGTTGGAATTTAACGATCGACCTAATCGGAAGACGCGCTTCTCACTAATCTCGGTAGCTAAAGGGGGCGGCTGGGTCAATATTGATTCCCTGGCTCCTAATCGAATGGCGTTTGAGGCGCTTAAGGCAGGGAAACTGTCGGAGTTTGGCGCAGTGAACCATATACAAAGGGAAGTTACTTATGGAGATTCCCGGTTTGATCTTTATTTTGAAAAGGATGACGAAAAGGGATTTATTGAGATAAAAGGAGTGACCCTTGAGGAGAATGGGGTAGCCATGTTTCCCGATGCGCCAACCTCCAGGGGAACCAAGCATGTACTGGAATTGATTAGGGCAGCTCAAGAGGGGGATACCTGCGCCATTCTATTTATTGTGCAAATGAAAGGCTGCTGCTCTCTTACCCCGCATCGGGAGATGGATCCGACCTTTGCAGATGCCTTACGGCAGGCGTCGCTTCAAGGCGTACAGATCCTGGCCTACGACGCGTTGGTTGAGGAAGATGCTTGCATCATTGATGCACCGCTTCCGGTTCAAATTGAAGGTATGGAGGCTCGGAAAATAAACCGCCCATAA